CTGAAAAGCTTACTGCAAGATAGTCTGTGAACTTGCCTTTACCTAACTGCTCTTCTTTTAGCAGAGTGCTGGCAAAGTTTGCTGTAAGTTCATCGCCTGCTGGGCTTAGAGTAAGCATGGTACTGTAGTACTTAAAGCTTGCAGGCCCATAGGGATGAGGAAAGGTTCTTTTGAAACCGGCTAAATCGACTTTATGCTCAGGGTCACCTTCTTCTAAAGTGTATTTATTGCTGTCTAAAGCAAGCTCCCAACGCTGACCTGAATATTCATTCGCCAGCTTTTTACTGTTCCAACTCGTAACCCACTCGGGGTACTCCTCGTAATAATAATTGCTGGTGACAAATTCTGATTGTGCTTTAGAAAACCAGAATGCTTTACCAGAATGCCCTGCAAGCGATATCGCCCCACGGTCTTTCACTGAAACCGAGAATATTTTTGAAGCACCGTTACTTGATACGGCTAACTCATCACTAAAAGTGGTAGAAAGAATAGGCTCTGGAGAGCGTCCATCTTTGGTTGCCACTTTCTGAGTCGGATCTATTTCTGTCGCTTGGTTAACACCAGCGCCAGAAGTCAGCATGTTGTATTTTTCATCCTCAACGTTGTAAACCAAGCGTTCTTCACTTCTGTCATACCAGACGTTTCCAACCATACCATGCACACTTGGAGGAGCGCCCGTTGCCAATGATACGTGACCTACAATGGTTTCAGTATTTCCATGTTGGTAATGAGCATTAGTGTAGTAAGCCCCTTCTTCCATCAGGTAACGAAAACCAGCTTGACCAAAATTAGATTTATAACGTTCGAGAAGATCACCACGCAATCCATCCACCGTGATCTGCAAAACCAATTTTGGTTGCTGATCATTTGCAACCGCTTGGAATGGCGAAAGCAAGGCTCCTGCTAAAACTGCACTAGATAACAGAGAACTCATGAACATAGGCCTAGTTAATACAGAATGAGGCTTTCGCTGAGTATTAGAGGGCTTAGGTACAACTTGCAATTTTATTGAGGTTAATGGATGAAATCTGGTCAAGCTCGGTTTGTTCATAATTAAATCCCTTGCCGGAAGAACGTTGGGTATCGCTTATTTAGCTTCTGCCTTCGCTGTCTATTTAGCATTGGCTCTCACTGCTTATTTAGCATCTCTTACGAGTCGCAAACCCATGTCTGACATAATTATAGACTGACTTGCAAAGTCTCTTCGGTAATTCTCAGATTCATTAGCGTCGTATGAAAAGCTTCCACCTCTTACTGACTTATGAGCTAGTCCAACTTTACTGTCATTCGCGTTACTTGGATTGTCAGAAGGTGAGTAACGGTAAAAAGTGTCGTCGTAAGCATCAATAACAAACTCGCCGACATTACCTGTCATATCGTAAAGCCCTAGCTCATTTGGTAACTTACTGCCAACAGGTTGCGCTTGGTTATTGGCGTTTTCTGAATACCAAGCCACATCATTAATATTATCTGATCCGCTATAAATATAGCCTTGGCTTAAATTTCCGCCGCGAGCAGCAAATTCCCATTCAGCTTCAGTTGGTAGGCGGTAGTTTTCATTAGTGAGTTCGTTGAGCTTCTCAATAAAGTAATTGGCTTGCTGCCAGCTTAAGTTATTAACTGGAACGTTTGGTGACGGGAAGTAACTAAGGGAAGACCCCATCACTGACTCAAATAAAGATTGAGTGACTTCAAATTTAGACATGTAAAAGCTATCGACAGATACAAGGTGTGCCGGCTGTTCGCTTGATTTCGCTTCCTGCGCATTTGATCCCATAGTGAATTCACCACCTTCGACCTTTACCATATCTTGCTCAATAAGGGTAGCGGTTGGGTGGGGGGCAAAGCTACTACAACCCACTAATGTTGACCCTAAAGCTAGCACCGCGCCGATTAAAACTTTGGTTTTAAGTGGTTGCGTAGAAGCTGAAGTTTTACAGTGAGAATGTACTGGATTTGATGTGAACATAGTCGCCTCAATTGCTCATAATGTATGCATCCATAATACCTTTAAACCACTTTCCAAAATGGAATAACCTCTATAACAATCCACAAGCGCAGGAGATGTTTATTATTAAGCGGTCACCATTTTTGAATAGGCAAAACCACTATGATTCTAACTCAAGGCCCTCAATTTAATGGAAAAGCGTCTAAGCGTTTACACGTGATGGCGAAGCCGATTGGAGCGGCTTGTAATATTGATTGCACCTACTGCTATTACTTAAGCAAACAAGATCTTCTTGAGTATAAAAAAGGTTGCTCACCAAGAATGGATGACGAAACACTAGAGACGTATATTCGCCAATACATCGAAGGTCAAAATACACCAGAAATCATTTTCTCATGGCAAGGTGGTGAACCAACCATGCTTGGTTTAGAGTATTTTGAAAAAATTGTATTACTCCAAAAAAAATACCAACCCTCAGGCATCAAGATTTCTAACGACCTTCAAACAAATGGCACATTGCTCAATGACGAATGGTGTGAATTCCTTGCGACAAATAGTTTTCTTGTTGGGCTGAGTATTGATGGTCCTGAGCTTTTACATAACACCTACCGAACTAACAAAGCGGGTCGCGGCACATTTAACCAAGTGATGCAAGCTGTCGAGTTGCTTCATAAACATAGCGTGAAATTTGCCACGCTAACTTGCGTGAACAATTTAACCAGCCAAAACCCGCTTGAGGTTTATCGCTTCCTACGTGATGTGGTGAAGTCACCTCAAATGCAGTTCATCCCGATTGTGGAACAAAAAACCTTTAGAACGGATGCGCCTCAAATTGTTGGTGAAGGACAAACTGGGCAGACTAACGAACAGTTACGCCAAGGTGATAAACGTTTAATTCCAGGTCATAAAGATTCGGTGGTGGAGTCTTGGTGCGTGTCAGATGAAGCGTGGGGCAACTTCCTAATTGCTGTGTTTGATGAGTGGGCGCGACACGATATTGGCAAAGTATTTGTGCAGTATTTTGAAGCCAGTATTGAAACTTGGATGGGTCGTCAGAACCCATTATGTACCTTAGGTGAAGTATGTGGCAAAGGCTTAGCAATGGAGCCAACAGGCGATGTGTTTGCTTGTGACCACTATGTTTACCCTGAATTCAAAATTGGCAATATCAATCAACGCAGTTTGGATGACATGGCGTTTGACAAAAAGCAGCAAGAATTCGGGTTTGCCAAATCACGTAGCCTAACCAGTCAGTGCCAAAAGTGTGAATACCGCTTTGCTTGTCATGGTGAATGCCCGAAAAATCGATTCATTCGCACCAGAGATGGTGAGCTAGGGCTTAATTATTTGTGTGCGGGTTGGAAGAAGTTTTTCAGCCATGCTGATCGCTCAATTGCTTATATCTTAAGAGCGATGAAGCACCCTGTTAAACACGGTAAGTACAGCGATTCTGAACTGCAAGCTGCGCGTGAAAAGGCGATAGCTGAAAGAGCATCACTTGCGCAGAATACAAGCACAGCTCCTGCTTACCCTACAAAATTTTAGGCGGATAACATAATGAAAAAACACATCACACTGAGTTTAGCTGGCTTAATTTGTATGGGATCGTTTAATGCTGCAGCTGACACCGATCTGCCCGAGTTAAAGGCTCAAACCTCATCGCCGGTTCAAGTACCAGCTTCGACCCAAGAAAGTATGCCGCAGCAATCGCAGGCTCAACAATTGGCTTACCAAGCGCAGGATATGCGAGAAGCGGTTAGTGTCCGATCTGATGCATTAAGACAGCTTGCCCGTTACCCAAACCAAAGTAGTTTAGTTGCTGTTGCTAGGGGCTTAAAAGACTCATCGGAAGAGATAAGAGAGTCGGCAGTAATAGGTGCAGAACCGTATCAATTTGCTAACCGTTGGAGAATGGTTTCGCCGTTACTCAAGGATTCGGCTAAAAGCGTTCGGATTACCGCAACCACAAGTTTGATTCGTGATTATGGCAACATGACGGTCGAGCAGAAACAAGCCATTGAAACTCCAGTTGAAGAGCTTATCGCGTATTTAAAAACTAAGTCAGATTCAGCCACAAGTTTGTTGCTTGCTGATGTTTATCGCTGGCATAAAGAGTGGGATAAAGCCGAAACTCTGTATTTATCTTTGCTTAATCCTAAAGATAAAGAAGACGACAGCAGTAATCTAAATGCCCCTCAAATTTGGCTAAGTTATGCCGATAATTTCAGGGCTCAAGAGCAAGATGAACAAGCACTAAAAGTACTCGATAATGCATTGACCTTATTTGCTGATAATGCAGCACTCTATTATTCAAAGTCTCTCACATTAGTCAGGTTAGATAATAAAAAACAAGCTGCTGATGCAATTCAAATGGCCGCTGAATTAGAACCAAAAAATAGCTACTTCTGGTATTTGAACGGAGTACTTCAAGAGTCATTTGATATCGAAAAATCTACACAATCATTTGAACAAGCCTATCTAATCTCGGGCGCTCCAGAGCAGTTGTATGCGGTGTGTGATATCTACACTCGCTATAGCCATCCTAAAACTGATGAATGTTTAGCCGAACTTGAAAAAGTAGCGCCTCCATTCGTCATTCAACAGTTAAAAGAGCAAAAGCCACAAGTTCAAAGCTAAAGCTACAAGCTCAAAGCTAAATCTCCTAGTTAACGACTATTCAGACTAGCTTGTCTGCAGCAAATAATCAGCCTGTAGTCAGTGTTTTAGCCGGTAGTAAGCGGGTTTAGCACATTCTTGGCTGGAACCGTAATGCTCAGAAGGTGAACTGGCTGGAATATTCAGAGTCATTGTTTTACTTACCTTAACTCATTGGTTTATTTACCTTAGGTCATGTTTAGAACACAAGGAAAGTACACCGATACACGGCTTAATTTTTATTATTTCGAAAAGCGGAAACAGTAATGAACGCAAGATTTTCTATTTTATCCCTTTCTTTAACTGCAGCATTTTCTGTAAACGCGAGTGGTATTTTCTTACAAGAAGCCGTCATTGCCAATGCAGGAACCGCTGGAGCTGGTGATGGGGTTTACACTCAGTCTGCTGCTGCAATGTGGGTGAACCCTGCCACTATGTCCCATATGGGCAATAGTTTGACCACGTTTAATACGTTAGCGTTTGATATCGAGATGAAGTATCAAGATAGCGCTAATGATAATGGTGAAGCCAGTACATTCATGCCTTCTGCAGGCGCGTTTCATGCGCATCAGGTAAGCGATAAAGTGCATCTAGGGTTGGCATTAGGGGCGGTGGGCGGTTCAAGCTTAAGCTACGGGACTGATTGGGCTGGAGGAGGTCTTTTAGACAGTATTACTCTAACTGCGATGCAGTTGAACCCTAGCTTGAGTTACCAGCTTAGCGAGCAGTGGTCTTTTGGCGCTGGGGCGCAAATCAGTTGGGCGGCATTGGAGCAATCAACGGACTTAGTAACAGCAAAGCAAGATACTGATTGGGCATATGGTTTCAATCTAGGCATGATGTATCGACATAATGAGACATGGTCGGTGGGGGCGAGTTATCGCTCTAAGCTAGAACATGATTTTAAAATGAAGGTCAAAACCAGTTTGCCGACTTCAGTTTTAAATAACCTAAAAACGGACATTATCGTTCCAGAGATTGTTGATATCAGCGGCAGCTATGCTTACACAGAACGCCTTAATTTACTGGCAAGTGTACAGTTTCATCGTTGGAGTCAATGGGATGCAACGAACCTTGACCTAGAATCAAGTATAGGCTCGGGTGTGGGTGCTGAGATTGAAAGAGATTGGGACGACGTGTGGAAATTTGCCTTAGGGGCGGACTATGTCCTGAATTCAGATTGGCGCTTAAAAGCGGGCGTATCATACGAGACATCACCACAAGATGATCCAAGCAAGCAATGGGTCGACTTACCTGTAGGTGAGCAATATCGTTATTCGGTTGGTGCTTCAACTCAATGGGATCACATCACAGTAGACATGTTTTACGAGTATGCAGACCTTGGTTCTGTTGATATGAATAGGCGGGGAGTCGATGGTAGCTTTGACGGCAGAATCCATTTTGTCGGCATGAGCTTCAGCTTTTAGTATTGTTTTGCTCCCAAGTCTGATCCGTTTTTAGTCTGGATTAAGTATTTAAATGCACTTTCCACCGTTGGCGGAGAGTGCATTTTTTAGTCTGTGTGCTTTGTTCTGCGTATTAAAGGTGTTTGATCTTCAATACAGTGGTGAACCGGAGAATCTAACGTTGATGAAAGAGCTTTTGAGTAAGCCAGTACCGCGCCATTACTTTTGGCCTCGTACATTGCAACGTCGGCATTATGTAAGGTCCGTTCAATCGACATTCCTGAAAGCGATTGATAGTGATCGACACCTATACTGGTAGAACTCGAAAAGTGATTGTTTAGATAGCAAATAGGTGTGGTTACCGCTTCTTGGATTTCTTTGGCTAAGCTTTCTGTTTTGAGTATGTCAAACCTGCCTTCAAGAAGAATCAC
This Vibrio gallaecicus DNA region includes the following protein-coding sequences:
- a CDS encoding formylglycine-generating enzyme family protein; translated protein: MVKVEGGEFTMGSNAQEAKSSEQPAHLVSVDSFYMSKFEVTQSLFESVMGSSLSYFPSPNVPVNNLSWQQANYFIEKLNELTNENYRLPTEAEWEFAARGGNLSQGYIYSGSDNINDVAWYSENANNQAQPVGSKLPNELGLYDMTGNVGEFVIDAYDDTFYRYSPSDNPSNANDSKVGLAHKSVRGGSFSYDANESENYRRDFASQSIIMSDMGLRLVRDAK
- a CDS encoding tetratricopeptide repeat protein, producing MMKKHITLSLAGLICMGSFNAAADTDLPELKAQTSSPVQVPASTQESMPQQSQAQQLAYQAQDMREAVSVRSDALRQLARYPNQSSLVAVARGLKDSSEEIRESAVIGAEPYQFANRWRMVSPLLKDSAKSVRITATTSLIRDYGNMTVEQKQAIETPVEELIAYLKTKSDSATSLLLADVYRWHKEWDKAETLYLSLLNPKDKEDDSSNLNAPQIWLSYADNFRAQEQDEQALKVLDNALTLFADNAALYYSKSLTLVRLDNKKQAADAIQMAAELEPKNSYFWYLNGVLQESFDIEKSTQSFEQAYLISGAPEQLYAVCDIYTRYSHPKTDECLAELEKVAPPFVIQQLKEQKPQVQS
- a CDS encoding alkaline phosphatase family protein codes for the protein MSSLLSSAVLAGALLSPFQAVANDQQPKLVLQITVDGLRGDLLERYKSNFGQAGFRYLMEEGAYYTNAHYQHGNTETIVGHVSLATGAPPSVHGMVGNVWYDRSEERLVYNVEDEKYNMLTSGAGVNQATEIDPTQKVATKDGRSPEPILSTTFSDELAVSSNGASKIFSVSVKDRGAISLAGHSGKAFWFSKAQSEFVTSNYYYEEYPEWVTSWNSKKLANEYSGQRWELALDSNKYTLEEGDPEHKVDLAGFKRTFPHPYGPASFKYYSTMLTLSPAGDELTANFASTLLKEEQLGKGKFTDYLAVSFSANDYVIHMYGPSSLEAEDNLIRLDRTIAKLLNDVDAQVGLKNTLIVLSADHGVPEASPTVNALGYNQANYFDKNTLLNESLISRLQSEFGLGKEAIRLYAQPYVYLNHDVISKKGVDLTKVQAVVADEVSKIKGVAFAVTSTDVQNNQLPDTRVMQLVKNNYHPQRSGDVYLVFAPRTYINDMDGLTIASTHGSPWRYDTHVPVIFAGYDVEANKITHEITPYDIAPTLSNKLGITQPSGAVGQVLSEVIDD
- a CDS encoding OmpP1/FadL family transporter, which produces MNARFSILSLSLTAAFSVNASGIFLQEAVIANAGTAGAGDGVYTQSAAAMWVNPATMSHMGNSLTTFNTLAFDIEMKYQDSANDNGEASTFMPSAGAFHAHQVSDKVHLGLALGAVGGSSLSYGTDWAGGGLLDSITLTAMQLNPSLSYQLSEQWSFGAGAQISWAALEQSTDLVTAKQDTDWAYGFNLGMMYRHNETWSVGASYRSKLEHDFKMKVKTSLPTSVLNNLKTDIIVPEIVDISGSYAYTERLNLLASVQFHRWSQWDATNLDLESSIGSGVGAEIERDWDDVWKFALGADYVLNSDWRLKAGVSYETSPQDDPSKQWVDLPVGEQYRYSVGASTQWDHITVDMFYEYADLGSVDMNRRGVDGSFDGRIHFVGMSFSF
- a CDS encoding anaerobic sulfatase maturase, producing the protein MILTQGPQFNGKASKRLHVMAKPIGAACNIDCTYCYYLSKQDLLEYKKGCSPRMDDETLETYIRQYIEGQNTPEIIFSWQGGEPTMLGLEYFEKIVLLQKKYQPSGIKISNDLQTNGTLLNDEWCEFLATNSFLVGLSIDGPELLHNTYRTNKAGRGTFNQVMQAVELLHKHSVKFATLTCVNNLTSQNPLEVYRFLRDVVKSPQMQFIPIVEQKTFRTDAPQIVGEGQTGQTNEQLRQGDKRLIPGHKDSVVESWCVSDEAWGNFLIAVFDEWARHDIGKVFVQYFEASIETWMGRQNPLCTLGEVCGKGLAMEPTGDVFACDHYVYPEFKIGNINQRSLDDMAFDKKQQEFGFAKSRSLTSQCQKCEYRFACHGECPKNRFIRTRDGELGLNYLCAGWKKFFSHADRSIAYILRAMKHPVKHGKYSDSELQAAREKAIAERASLAQNTSTAPAYPTKF